One window of Triticum dicoccoides isolate Atlit2015 ecotype Zavitan chromosome 5A, WEW_v2.0, whole genome shotgun sequence genomic DNA carries:
- the LOC119301511 gene encoding uncharacterized protein At1g66480-like, producing the protein MGNALAGRRRAAKVMTVDGATFRYKTPAAAGAALRGHPGHQLLESEEVRRLGVRARPLDRDAALKPGKLYFLVHLPPGGAGGRGGDEGLRAPHKTWSGALHVGARERLESLMLSRRTVSDVASLMPSAGGESSSVEAGADGAVRLRMRLPKAEVARLMKESRDPAEAAERIMQLCVARDQGGAAAAPAKPAPLPASALCTNKTAMKKEKRTRFMAVPDEIIG; encoded by the exons ATGGGGAACGCTCTGGCCGGCAGGCGGCGCGCGGCGAAGGTGATGACGGTGGACGGCGCCACGTTCCGGTACAAGACGCCCGCGGCGGCCGGCGCGGCGCTGCGCGGCCACCCGGGCCACCAGCTGCTGGAGTCGGAGGAGGTGCGGCGGCTCGGCGTCCGCGCCCGCCCGCTCGACCGCGACGCCGCGCTCAAGCCGGGCAAGCTCTACTTCCTCGTGCATCTCCCGCCCGGCGGagccggcgggcgcggcggcgacgAGGGCCTGCGCGCGCCGCACAAGACGTGGTCCGGCGCGCTGCACGTGGGCGCCCGGGAGCGGCTGGAGAGCCTGATGCTGTCGCGCCGCACCGTGTCGGACGTGGCGTCCCTGATGCCCTCCGCCGGCGGGGAGTCGTCGTCCGTGGAGGCCGGCGCGGACGGCGCGGTGCGGCTGCGGATGCGGCTGCCCAAGGCGGAGGTGGCGCGGCTGATGAAGGAGAGCAGGGACCCCGCGGAGGCCGCCGAGCGGATCATGCAGCTCTGCGTCGCCAGGGACCAGGGGGGCGCCGCTGCCGCGCCGGCCAAGCCCGCCCCGCTGCCGGCCTCCGCGCTGTGCACCAACAAGACCGCCATGAAGAAAGAG AAACGGACGAGGTTCATGGCGGTGCCGGACGAGATCATCGGATGA